A region of Vigna radiata var. radiata cultivar VC1973A chromosome 6, Vradiata_ver6, whole genome shotgun sequence DNA encodes the following proteins:
- the LOC106763504 gene encoding uncharacterized protein LOC106763504 translates to MAFRARAMAKDKIEGSFHEQYRRLYDYGHELLKTNPGSTVQIKVDNINGEVIFQRFYVCLKACKDSFXSXRPIVGLDGCFLKTKYGGELLTAVGRDGNEQMLPIAYAVVEVENTETWTWFLXLLIEDLGGKDVCAGITFMSDQQKGLLASFQHLLPGVEQRFCVRHLYSNFRKTFPGKDLKRLMWRAAVATHPQQWEAEMRNIKAINDEAFKYLLSIPPRWSREKLFEVMHISQFGNQFVVNVDTMDCTCRKWAITGIPCXHAITSMKFLNINAEDYITHWYRKSTYEETYNSIIYPINGQXIWEVTPYSDILPPKKKKMLGRPKKKRRLEEWELKKNDSELRKGGQRKKCGICKELGHNKKGCPQRPTAQSPSEQTQGTQAPPIDVPLTQESTVMATASGPPQQPDSTVNDAC, encoded by the exons ATGGCTTTTAGGGCAAGAGCCATggcaaaagataaaattgaaggaTCATTCCATGAACAATATAGAAGACTTTATGATTATGGCCATGAGCTCCTGAAAACAAATCCAGGATCAACAGTTCAAATCAAAGTGGATAATATTAATGGTGAGGtgatttttcaaagattttatGTATGCTTGAAAGCATGCAAGGATAGCTTTNTCAGTTGNAGACCTATTGTTGGCTTGGATGGATGTTTTCTGAAAACAAAGTATGGAGGGGAGTTATTGACAGCAGTTGGAAGGGATGGAAACGAGCAAATGCTGCCCATAGCATATGCTGTGGTTGAGGTTGAAAACACAGAGACTTGGACTTGGTTCTTGNAGCTGCTAATTGAGGACCTTGGTGGGAAAGATGTGTGTGCAGGAATTACTTTTAtgtcagaccaacaaaag GGTCTTTTGGCATCTTTTCAACATCTTCTACCAGGGGTTGAGCAAAGGTTTTGTGTTAGGCATCTctattcaaattttagaaaaacatttcCTGGAAAAGACCTCAAACGTCTCATGTGGAGGGCAGCAGTAGCCACACATCCACAACAATGGGAAGCTGAGATGAGGAATATTAAAGCCATCAATGATGAGGCTTTCAAATACTTGCTTTCAATTCCACCTAG GTGGTCAAGAGAGAAATTATTTGAGGTCATGCATATTTCACAATTTGGCAACCAATTCGTTGTNAATGTGGACACCATGGACTGCACATGTAGAAAGTGGGCAATTACTGGCATTCCTTGTGNGCATGCCATAACATCAATGAAGTTTCTAAACATCAATGCTGAAGATTACATAACCCACTGGTATAGAAAGTCCACTTATGAAGAGACTTACAACAGCATAATTTACCCTATCAATGGTCAANATATCTGGGAGGTAACACCCTATTCAGATATATTAcctccaaagaagaagaaaatgctaGGAAGGCCCAAAAAGAAACGAAGATTGGAGGAGTGGGAATTGAAGAAGAATGATAGTGAGTTAAGAAAGGGTGGTCAGAGAAAAAAATGTGGTATATGTAAGGAGCTTGGTCACAACAAGAAAGGTTGTCCACAAAGACCTACTGCCCAATCTCCTTCTGAACAAACACAAGGCACCCAAGCTCCACCAATAGATGTTCCACTTACCCAAGAATCCACTGTGATGGCAAC